From Aurantimicrobium sp. INA4, one genomic window encodes:
- a CDS encoding LysR family transcriptional regulator has translation MLDLRRLRLLREVKLRGTLAEVAEALNYSPSAVSQQLALLEKEVGVPLLRKSGRRVILTPQAEILVSHTSTVLEVLEQAESEITTSLERPAGLVRLALFQSAALALLPEALTLLKKEHPQLRLEITQQEPEAALHATWARDYDLVIAEQYPGHAAARHPELDRIDLTTDPIRLGVSSKLRAEHSISSLADTAGLPWVMEPRGTASRHWAEQACRQAGFEPDVQFETADIQAHIRLVESGNAVALLTGLAWVGRKVTVDLIDLPGNPLRTVFTAARRASAGSPAIQVCRDVLSRTAELVNPAAR, from the coding sequence ATGCTTGATCTGCGACGACTTCGTCTGCTGCGAGAGGTCAAGCTACGCGGCACCCTGGCCGAGGTAGCTGAGGCCCTCAACTACAGCCCTTCTGCTGTGTCTCAACAACTCGCGCTCTTGGAGAAAGAGGTGGGCGTCCCCTTGCTGCGCAAGAGTGGACGCCGGGTTATCTTGACGCCGCAAGCAGAGATTCTCGTCAGTCACACCTCCACGGTGCTGGAAGTGCTCGAGCAAGCAGAATCAGAAATCACGACGTCGCTGGAGCGCCCTGCCGGTTTAGTTCGACTCGCCCTTTTCCAATCAGCAGCCCTGGCATTACTTCCAGAGGCATTGACGCTATTAAAGAAAGAACATCCGCAGCTTCGTTTAGAAATAACCCAGCAAGAACCAGAAGCAGCACTGCATGCCACATGGGCAAGAGACTATGACTTGGTTATTGCTGAGCAATATCCCGGCCATGCTGCTGCTCGGCATCCCGAGTTGGATCGTATTGATCTCACAACTGACCCCATACGACTAGGTGTCTCCTCGAAACTCAGGGCAGAACATTCGATTTCGTCACTTGCTGACACTGCTGGGCTTCCCTGGGTCATGGAGCCACGCGGAACGGCATCGCGTCACTGGGCAGAACAAGCCTGCCGCCAAGCAGGTTTTGAACCTGATGTGCAATTTGAAACTGCCGACATTCAAGCCCACATCCGCTTGGTCGAGTCCGGTAACGCCGTTGCGCTCCTGACAGGTCTTGCCTGGGTTGGACGAAAGGTGACCGTTGATCTCATTGATCTTCCCGGCAACCCGCTCAGAACAGTGTTCACGGCAGCACGCCGAGCTAGTGCGGGAAGCCCC